Part of the Candidatus Omnitrophota bacterium genome, TTCTTCCTCTTGACTTCTTTCTTTTGCGTTCGCTGGGTTTTTCGTAATGTTTGCGGTCTCTGAGCTCTCTTAGGATGCCTTCCTGCTCAATCTTTCTCTTGAAACGGCGCAACGCCGACTCAAAGGATTCGTCTTTTTTGATTTCAATCTCCGGCATATATAATCATCTCCCTTCCGTTTTTATTTGAATTATCAATATAGCACTAAATTTAAGGGGTGTCAATAATTTAGGTAATACCGCGGGGTTTATACATTCGCGGCCAGAAAAACCCTGCTCTTCAGGGCAAGGATGAAGAATGGCCGCTTTAGTATTTCGTTCCAAGAGGCCATGGGCTTTAGCCCATGGAGCTTCATTCGACCTCAAAAGAGATGATTACGTTAAAGGAGAGCTGGGGGTAATCCAGTTCTTTGGGAAAGTTCGCAAACGGTGAGGATT contains:
- the rpsU gene encoding 30S ribosomal protein S21; this encodes MPEIEIKKDESFESALRRFKRKIEQEGILRELRDRKHYEKPSERKRKKSRGRR